A portion of the Rhodococcus pseudokoreensis genome contains these proteins:
- a CDS encoding helix-turn-helix domain-containing protein, whose translation MTEPTPRTRFSRANDRIDKLRGDPLIADDVRRYRAERETVNRIHAEGLADIRKASNLTQQQVAAALDTDQGTVSRIERRADLLLSTLRQYLAATGAEHPKIVIEKDGVEITLDLDTFA comes from the coding sequence ATGACCGAACCCACCCCGCGCACCCGATTCAGCCGCGCCAACGACCGTATCGACAAACTCCGAGGCGACCCGTTGATCGCCGACGACGTGCGCCGCTACCGGGCCGAGCGCGAGACCGTCAACCGTATCCACGCCGAAGGGCTCGCCGACATCCGTAAGGCCAGCAACCTCACACAGCAACAAGTCGCCGCCGCCCTCGACACCGACCAAGGAACCGTGTCGCGCATCGAACGCCGCGCCGATCTGCTGCTGTCGACCCTGCGGCAGTACCTCGCCGCGACCGGCGCCGAGCACCCGAAAATCGTCATCGAAAAGGACGGTGTCGAAATCACCCTGGACCTCGACACGTTCGCCTGA
- a CDS encoding amidohydrolase family protein has translation MTARATGRTALTGVRVFDGHRLSEPRTVVVDGTVIGTDPAGARIVDADGAVLLPGLIDAHIHLHGLDTLEQLCSWGVTTGLDMATWPASLVSSLRDVDGLTDIRSPGIPVIGPAGPHSHFGMPAEALVPDRDAADRFVAARVAEGADYVKIVLEAPGDGGPDPMVARAVVEAAHRLGKLVVAHASSTGAYELALDVGADVLTHIPNGEPLGDNVVARMVSGRRVAVPTLSMMQALATLRGNPDAFTAASTSVAALHRAGVPVLAGTDAALQPGLPQLVTHGESLHHELELLVAAGLSTVDALRAATVLPARHFGLDDRGAVEPGLRADLILVAGDPLADIRATRNIERIWCGGVEHTSAHSAATDGSTRA, from the coding sequence ATGACCGCGCGAGCCACGGGCCGGACGGCATTGACCGGTGTCCGGGTCTTCGACGGGCACAGGCTGTCCGAGCCACGCACCGTCGTCGTCGACGGCACGGTGATCGGCACCGACCCGGCCGGCGCCCGGATCGTCGACGCCGACGGGGCGGTGCTGTTGCCCGGGCTGATCGACGCCCACATCCACCTGCACGGACTCGACACCCTCGAACAGCTGTGCTCGTGGGGAGTGACCACCGGACTGGACATGGCCACCTGGCCGGCGTCGCTGGTGTCCTCACTGCGCGACGTCGACGGGCTGACCGACATCCGCAGTCCGGGTATCCCGGTGATCGGTCCGGCCGGTCCGCACTCCCACTTCGGGATGCCCGCCGAGGCCCTGGTGCCCGACCGGGACGCCGCCGACCGGTTCGTTGCGGCACGAGTGGCGGAGGGCGCCGACTACGTCAAGATCGTCCTCGAAGCCCCCGGCGACGGTGGTCCCGATCCGATGGTCGCGCGCGCCGTCGTGGAGGCCGCGCACCGTCTCGGTAAACTGGTTGTCGCACATGCATCCTCGACGGGAGCCTACGAATTGGCGCTCGACGTGGGTGCCGACGTCCTCACCCACATCCCGAACGGGGAACCGCTCGGCGACAACGTCGTGGCCCGGATGGTGAGTGGGCGCCGCGTCGCAGTGCCGACCCTGTCGATGATGCAGGCCCTCGCGACGCTGCGCGGGAACCCCGACGCGTTCACCGCCGCGTCCACCAGCGTGGCCGCTCTCCACCGGGCCGGTGTGCCCGTGCTGGCCGGCACGGACGCCGCGCTGCAACCCGGCCTGCCCCAACTCGTCACGCACGGCGAAAGCCTGCACCACGAACTCGAACTGCTCGTCGCCGCAGGCCTGTCGACGGTGGACGCATTGCGTGCGGCGACGGTCCTGCCCGCCCGCCACTTCGGTCTCGACGACCGCGGGGCCGTCGAACCCGGTCTGCGTGCCGACCTGATCCTCGTCGCCGGCGACCCCCTCGCCGACATCCGTGCCACCCGCAACATCGAACGAATCTGGTGCGGCGGTGTCGAACACACCTCGGCCCATAGTGCCGCAACCGATGGGAGTACCCGTGCCTGA
- a CDS encoding VOC family protein, with amino-acid sequence MPLHTLTRVTIGVPNVAETAAFYDDFGLTRTVPAAGESGRTDAVSFATLDGGDQLELVPVPDRRRLIGLDVAVDDADDLDRITHDLQRLDLHPTRSETALSVVDPGTDVRVRVAIGSRIIQTPFALPAYNLPGNIGRDAARADAIERTGRVRPRKLGHVVIGSTDQPASERFFTEGIGFKVSDRVPGMAAFLRCSTDHHNVLVQAAPVTMLHHTSWQVDDVDEVGRGATTMLDKDPQRHVWGLGRHHIGSNFFWYLKDPAGNFSEYYSDLDCIVDDQLWTPRDWEGARALYNWGPPPPPSFLAPEDLAELMTGVHG; translated from the coding sequence ATGCCACTACACACCCTCACCCGCGTCACGATCGGCGTTCCGAACGTCGCCGAGACCGCCGCGTTCTACGATGATTTCGGTCTGACCCGCACCGTTCCGGCCGCCGGTGAGTCCGGCCGGACCGATGCGGTCTCTTTCGCCACCCTCGACGGCGGCGACCAACTCGAACTGGTCCCCGTGCCCGACCGCCGCCGGCTGATCGGACTCGACGTCGCGGTCGACGACGCCGACGACCTGGACCGCATCACGCACGACCTGCAGCGACTGGACCTGCACCCGACCCGCTCCGAGACCGCACTGTCCGTCGTCGACCCCGGCACCGACGTCCGGGTCCGGGTGGCCATCGGATCCCGAATCATCCAGACCCCGTTCGCTCTTCCCGCGTACAACCTGCCTGGCAACATCGGACGGGACGCCGCCCGCGCCGACGCGATCGAGCGGACCGGCCGGGTCCGCCCCCGCAAACTCGGGCACGTCGTCATCGGCTCCACCGATCAGCCGGCGAGCGAACGGTTCTTCACCGAGGGCATCGGATTCAAGGTCAGCGACCGGGTTCCCGGCATGGCCGCGTTCCTGCGGTGCTCGACCGACCACCACAACGTCCTGGTGCAGGCGGCACCGGTGACGATGCTCCACCACACCAGTTGGCAGGTCGACGACGTCGACGAGGTCGGCCGCGGCGCCACCACCATGCTGGACAAGGACCCGCAGCGCCACGTCTGGGGTCTCGGCCGCCACCACATCGGTTCCAACTTCTTCTGGTATCTGAAGGACCCCGCCGGCAATTTCAGCGAGTACTACTCCGACCTCGACTGCATCGTCGACGACCAGCTGTGGACGCCGCGGGACTGGGAAGGCGCACGTGCCCTGTACAACTGGGGACCGCCGCCCCCGCCGTCGTTCCTCGCGCCCGAAGACCTCGCCGAACTGATGACCGGAGTACACGGATGA
- a CDS encoding flavin reductase family protein, whose protein sequence is MDAHQFKNSMATVTGPVAVVTAHLDGIPHGTTVSSLASLSMSPAMITVALDNGSALLAIVRETGTFGVNVLAAGQHEAATRFASRHDDRFAGVAWEFADGLPQLTGSSAWLRCDVAAEIPGGDHTLLLGTVRDCSATDATPLVYSRRTFGTHAALPALAGAAS, encoded by the coding sequence ATGGACGCACACCAGTTCAAGAACTCCATGGCCACGGTCACCGGGCCCGTCGCCGTCGTCACCGCCCACCTCGACGGCATTCCGCACGGCACCACGGTCAGCTCACTCGCCTCCCTGAGCATGTCGCCGGCGATGATCACCGTCGCCCTCGACAACGGATCGGCGCTGCTCGCCATCGTGCGGGAAACCGGCACGTTCGGCGTCAACGTCCTCGCCGCCGGACAGCACGAGGCCGCCACCCGCTTCGCGAGCCGACACGACGACCGGTTCGCCGGTGTGGCATGGGAATTCGCCGACGGACTGCCGCAGCTGACCGGAAGCAGCGCGTGGCTGCGATGCGACGTGGCCGCGGAAATCCCGGGCGGCGACCACACCCTGCTCCTCGGAACGGTCCGGGACTGCTCGGCCACCGACGCCACGCCGCTGGTGTACAGCCGGCGGACCTTCGGCACCCACGCGGCACTGCCGGCGCTCGCGGGGGCCGCGTCATGA
- a CDS encoding 3,4-dihydroxy-2-butanone-4-phosphate synthase: protein MTLTLEPASPRLGTSEGDALRQLAQGLPIVLSDTAAGRGFLVVAADRASTASVAFAIRHSSGFLQIALSRHRCEQLLLPPMDPFEGRGDRMCVGVDAVRGTGTGISAADRATTARALVGAAAQPGDFTRPGHLVPVCVDRADGARPATAAAIALDLSRRAGLRPGALLAELVGLADPTRMISRPESLAFADTHHLPLLSVH from the coding sequence ATGACACTGACACTCGAGCCCGCCTCGCCCCGGCTCGGCACCTCCGAGGGCGACGCCCTCCGGCAACTCGCGCAGGGACTGCCGATCGTCCTCTCCGATACCGCGGCGGGACGGGGATTCCTCGTCGTCGCCGCGGATCGGGCGTCCACCGCATCGGTGGCCTTCGCGATCCGTCACTCGTCCGGATTCCTGCAGATCGCGCTCTCTCGCCACCGGTGTGAGCAGTTGCTGCTTCCCCCGATGGACCCGTTCGAGGGCCGCGGCGATCGGATGTGTGTCGGCGTGGACGCCGTCCGCGGAACCGGAACCGGGATCTCCGCCGCAGACCGTGCCACCACGGCCCGCGCGCTGGTGGGTGCGGCGGCCCAGCCCGGTGACTTCACCAGACCCGGCCACCTCGTCCCGGTCTGCGTGGACCGCGCGGACGGCGCGCGTCCCGCCACGGCCGCGGCGATCGCACTGGACCTCTCCCGGCGAGCCGGGCTGCGGCCCGGAGCGCTGCTCGCCGAGTTGGTCGGACTGGCCGATCCCACCCGGATGATCAGCCGCCCCGAGTCCCTGGCGTTCGCCGACACCCACCACCTGCCCCTGCTCTCCGTTCACTGA
- a CDS encoding acyl-CoA dehydrogenase family protein: MTITDTAPHTTSPVSERERLVTAARGLGPLLRENAARAEADRRVPEENIAALREAGLFDITKPARFGGAQEDFRTFLEVSLELGRSCGSTAWVTTLSNVTSFFVGAYPESVQQDVLGADPRIATCGVFTPTSTSVRVDGGYRVTGRWGFASASHHASWANVGIPLTNADGDAVGAASAWIPMTDLSIDNTWYVAGMSGSGSDTLVADDVFVPDARILSVTDMMEGRTASEFQDETLYHSSLVPVLALVLVGPVLGMAEGAYDAVLSTLQKNKPIAYSYYQRSIDAPSTQLNMAVARSLIDQARLLAFRGADEIDAAAAAGRQMPVVERARARMDAAQAANLCREAVELLLNVSGAGSFAQVNPLQRIWRDLETSSRHAFINLNINQEIYGRALLGIDEQVSPFV; the protein is encoded by the coding sequence ATGACGATCACCGACACCGCCCCGCACACGACGTCGCCGGTTTCCGAGCGGGAACGCCTGGTCACCGCCGCGCGGGGGCTCGGCCCCCTGCTCCGCGAGAACGCGGCGCGCGCCGAGGCGGACCGCCGCGTACCGGAGGAGAACATCGCGGCGCTGCGCGAAGCCGGCCTGTTCGACATCACCAAACCTGCACGCTTCGGCGGGGCGCAGGAGGACTTCCGCACGTTCCTGGAGGTGTCGCTGGAACTCGGCCGGTCGTGCGGGTCCACGGCGTGGGTCACCACGCTGAGCAACGTGACGTCCTTCTTCGTCGGCGCCTATCCCGAGTCGGTGCAGCAGGACGTGCTCGGCGCGGATCCGCGCATCGCCACGTGCGGCGTGTTCACCCCGACCTCGACGTCGGTTCGGGTGGACGGCGGGTACCGGGTCACCGGGCGGTGGGGATTCGCGTCGGCGTCGCACCACGCGAGCTGGGCCAATGTCGGTATCCCCCTGACAAATGCCGACGGTGACGCCGTCGGGGCGGCGTCGGCGTGGATACCGATGACCGATCTGTCGATCGACAACACCTGGTACGTCGCGGGCATGTCCGGTTCCGGCAGCGACACCCTCGTCGCCGACGACGTCTTCGTCCCCGACGCCCGGATCCTGTCGGTCACCGACATGATGGAGGGGCGCACCGCCTCGGAGTTTCAGGACGAAACCCTGTACCACTCCTCGCTGGTTCCCGTCTTGGCCCTGGTGCTGGTCGGGCCCGTGCTGGGCATGGCGGAAGGCGCCTACGACGCGGTGCTGTCGACCCTGCAGAAGAACAAGCCGATCGCGTACTCGTACTACCAGCGGTCGATCGACGCACCCTCCACCCAACTGAACATGGCCGTTGCTCGCTCGCTGATCGATCAGGCCCGCCTGCTCGCGTTCCGCGGCGCGGACGAGATCGACGCCGCGGCCGCCGCCGGCCGGCAGATGCCGGTCGTCGAACGGGCACGGGCGCGGATGGACGCCGCGCAGGCGGCGAATCTGTGCCGCGAGGCGGTCGAGCTGCTGCTCAACGTCAGCGGCGCCGGTAGCTTCGCGCAGGTCAACCCGCTGCAGCGGATCTGGCGCGACCTGGAAACCAGCTCCCGGCACGCCTTCATCAACCTGAACATCAACCAGGAGATCTACGGGCGCGCCCTGCTCGGCATCGACGAGCAAGTATCGCCCTTCGTCTGA
- a CDS encoding DUF899 domain-containing protein, with protein sequence MTASDPQVTTREEWLVARRELLAQEKELTRHRDRVNAARRALPMVEITENYEFDGPGGRARLVDLFDGRGQLLIYHFMFEPEADEGCPSCTFTLDNVGDLHHLYARDTSFAAVSRAPLHKLEQYRQRMGWTVPWYSSLGSDFNYDFHVTIDASVAPVEYNYKDAAELERMDPAWRGWSGEEHGVSAFLRQGERVFHTYSGYARSTDMLVGTYHWLDLTARGRQEDWEPEPRRGDDPFMSWLRRHDEYEPDAISGKKVPD encoded by the coding sequence ATGACAGCGTCCGATCCACAGGTCACCACCCGCGAAGAATGGCTCGTCGCGCGGCGCGAACTGCTCGCGCAGGAGAAGGAGCTGACCCGCCACCGCGACCGGGTCAACGCCGCCCGGCGAGCGCTACCGATGGTCGAAATCACCGAGAACTACGAGTTCGACGGTCCCGGGGGTCGGGCCCGGCTGGTCGACCTGTTCGACGGCCGCGGCCAACTCCTGATCTACCACTTCATGTTCGAACCCGAGGCCGACGAGGGATGCCCGTCCTGCACGTTCACGTTGGACAACGTCGGCGATCTCCACCACCTCTACGCCCGGGACACCTCGTTCGCGGCCGTGTCGCGCGCACCCCTGCACAAGCTCGAGCAGTACCGGCAGCGCATGGGCTGGACGGTCCCGTGGTACTCCTCGCTCGGGAGCGACTTCAACTACGACTTCCATGTCACCATCGACGCGTCGGTCGCGCCGGTCGAATACAACTACAAGGACGCGGCCGAGCTCGAGCGCATGGACCCCGCCTGGAGGGGCTGGTCGGGCGAGGAGCACGGCGTCAGCGCCTTTCTCCGTCAGGGTGAGCGCGTCTTCCACACCTACTCCGGCTACGCGCGCTCCACCGACATGCTCGTCGGCACCTACCACTGGCTCGACCTCACCGCCCGCGGCCGCCAGGAGGACTGGGAACCGGAACCGCGCCGCGGCGACGACCCGTTCATGAGCTGGCTGCGCCGCCACGACGAATACGAACCGGACGCCATCTCGGGAAAGAAGGTCCCCGACTGA
- the helR gene encoding RNA polymerase recycling motor ATPase HelR, whose product MRPLTASAFDLPDHLAPKADPALIAGDERHFAAIEESLERSIADLSRRIDSERKAPRRLGQEAMERDMMVHDLSAQLRALRRFGLDLCVGRIVGADNSEPVYIGRLGLMDSAGNQLLVDWRSPAAEPFFGATHANPMGLASRRRYRWTRGRISDYWDEVFTSDGFEGNAALDDQSAFIASLGSNRSARMRDVLSTIAADQDAIIRAGSGGALVVDGGPGTGKTVVALHRAAYLLYSDPRLRHGVLFVGPHEPYLAYVADVLPSLGEEGVQLCTLRDLVTEGATAGMEKDPEVARLKSSADLVKAIDAAVKFYEEPPAKGMTVATDWSDIWLSAEDWAEAFEAPEPGTPHNEAREQIWELLLTILVDKYDGDAPAAQVRKSLLQNDELRATLDNAWTMIEAADLVGDLWSVPAYLRKCAPWLSPDEVRQLQRADAQNWTVSDLPLLDAARQRLGDPEASLRQRRYNATLAAERARMSTVVDDLIAADDSELLVMSMLRGQDLQQSLVDETALPSADPDLLAGPFAHVVVDEAQELTDAEWQMLLLRCPSRSFTIVGDRAQARHGFTESWRERLERIGLDRIDLAALSINYRTPEEVMTEAEPVIRAVLPDANVPTSIRSSGIPVVHGPVSDLRAILDTWLASNTDGIACVIGDPAFRATSRIRSLTPELAKGLEFDLVVLVDPESFGEGIEGAVDRYVAMTRATQQLVVLTSR is encoded by the coding sequence GTGAGACCCCTTACTGCCTCCGCTTTCGACCTTCCGGACCACCTCGCGCCCAAAGCCGACCCCGCGCTGATCGCCGGCGACGAGCGGCACTTCGCGGCGATCGAGGAGAGTCTCGAGCGGTCCATCGCCGACCTGTCCCGCCGCATCGATTCGGAGCGCAAGGCACCCCGACGCCTGGGCCAGGAGGCGATGGAGCGAGACATGATGGTTCACGACCTGAGCGCTCAACTGCGCGCCCTGCGCCGCTTCGGCCTGGACCTGTGCGTCGGGCGCATCGTCGGTGCCGACAACTCCGAGCCCGTGTACATCGGACGCCTCGGTCTCATGGACAGCGCGGGCAATCAGTTGCTGGTCGACTGGCGGTCGCCCGCGGCCGAGCCGTTCTTCGGCGCCACCCACGCCAACCCGATGGGCCTGGCCAGCCGCCGCAGGTACCGCTGGACCCGCGGCCGGATCAGCGACTACTGGGACGAGGTGTTCACGTCGGACGGGTTCGAAGGGAACGCCGCGCTGGACGACCAGTCCGCGTTCATCGCCAGCCTGGGCAGTAACCGGTCGGCGCGGATGCGTGACGTGCTGAGCACCATCGCAGCCGATCAGGACGCCATCATCCGCGCGGGATCCGGCGGCGCCCTCGTCGTCGACGGCGGTCCGGGTACGGGCAAGACCGTCGTCGCGCTGCACCGTGCCGCGTACCTGCTGTACTCCGATCCCCGGCTCCGTCACGGCGTGCTGTTCGTCGGCCCGCACGAGCCCTACCTGGCGTATGTCGCCGACGTGCTGCCCAGTCTCGGCGAGGAGGGTGTGCAGCTCTGCACGCTGCGGGACCTCGTCACCGAGGGTGCCACCGCCGGGATGGAGAAGGATCCGGAGGTGGCGCGGCTGAAGTCGTCGGCGGATCTGGTGAAGGCGATCGACGCGGCCGTGAAGTTCTACGAGGAGCCGCCCGCCAAGGGCATGACGGTCGCGACCGACTGGTCCGACATCTGGCTGAGCGCCGAAGACTGGGCCGAGGCGTTCGAAGCGCCGGAGCCCGGGACCCCGCACAACGAAGCGCGCGAACAGATCTGGGAACTGCTGCTCACGATCCTGGTCGACAAGTACGACGGGGACGCTCCCGCGGCCCAGGTCCGGAAGTCGTTGCTGCAGAACGACGAACTGCGCGCGACCCTCGACAACGCGTGGACGATGATCGAGGCCGCCGATCTCGTCGGGGACTTGTGGTCGGTGCCCGCCTATCTGCGCAAGTGCGCGCCCTGGCTCAGCCCCGACGAGGTTCGGCAACTGCAGCGGGCGGACGCCCAGAACTGGACGGTGTCCGACCTGCCGCTCCTGGATGCGGCACGGCAGCGGCTCGGGGACCCGGAGGCGTCGCTCCGGCAGCGCCGGTACAACGCCACCCTCGCCGCCGAACGCGCGCGGATGAGCACCGTCGTCGACGACCTGATCGCGGCCGACGACTCCGAGTTGCTCGTCATGTCGATGCTGCGCGGCCAGGACCTGCAGCAGTCCCTGGTCGACGAGACCGCCCTGCCGAGCGCCGACCCCGACCTGCTGGCCGGACCGTTCGCGCACGTCGTGGTGGACGAGGCCCAGGAACTCACGGACGCGGAGTGGCAGATGCTGCTGCTGCGCTGCCCGTCCCGCAGCTTCACCATCGTCGGCGACCGTGCCCAGGCCCGGCACGGATTCACGGAGTCGTGGCGCGAACGGCTCGAGCGGATCGGGTTGGACCGGATCGATCTGGCCGCGCTGAGCATCAACTACCGGACACCGGAAGAGGTGATGACGGAGGCCGAACCGGTGATCCGGGCCGTACTCCCGGACGCCAACGTGCCGACGTCCATCCGCAGCAGCGGCATCCCCGTCGTCCACGGCCCGGTGTCGGATCTGCGCGCGATCCTGGACACCTGGCTCGCGTCGAACACCGACGGGATCGCCTGCGTCATAGGAGATCCGGCGTTCCGGGCGACGTCGCGTATCCGGTCGCTGACGCCGGAGCTGGCGAAGGGGCTCGAGTTCGACCTCGTCGTGCTCGTCGACCCGGAGTCGTTCGGCGAGGGCATCGAAGGTGCCGTCGACCGCTATGTCGCCATGACCCGGGCGACCCAGCAACTCGTCGTCCTCACCAGCCGCTGA
- a CDS encoding nitroreductase/quinone reductase family protein: protein MSSPKDWNTNVIAEFRANQGRVGGPFEGAPMVLVHHRGRKTGRELVSPMMYLPDEQDPDTIYVFASKAGAPTNPDWYYNLVTAGQAEIERGTEQHPVVVAEVTGDERDRIFAEQARRYPGFAGYAEKTVGIRTIPVLALRRS from the coding sequence ATGAGCAGTCCCAAGGACTGGAACACGAACGTCATCGCCGAATTCCGAGCGAACCAGGGCCGAGTGGGCGGCCCGTTCGAGGGTGCCCCGATGGTGCTGGTGCATCATCGGGGCCGTAAGACCGGGCGCGAGCTGGTGAGCCCGATGATGTATTTACCGGACGAGCAAGATCCGGACACGATCTATGTCTTCGCTTCCAAGGCCGGCGCACCGACCAATCCCGACTGGTACTACAACCTCGTCACCGCAGGTCAGGCAGAGATCGAACGTGGTACCGAGCAGCACCCTGTGGTCGTCGCCGAGGTGACCGGTGACGAGCGGGATCGCATCTTCGCCGAGCAGGCTCGTAGGTATCCCGGCTTTGCCGGATACGCTGAGAAAACTGTGGGCATTCGGACGATTCCCGTGCTGGCGCTGCGCCGCTCATGA
- a CDS encoding TetR/AcrR family transcriptional regulator, which translates to MASAIRGTVVPDLYGTVYFIYTVPYKLTTINGGGPIPAVARTTRDRWIEAGLDALARGGPDAVRIEALAAELGVTKGGFYGYFDGRPALLAEMLDEWERRCTKAVIAQADAEGGDAAERIRRVGQLTYSEDLHRIDLAIRAWAHHDPSVAARLQRIDNERMQFLRTMFGTFITDPDEIEARSTLMFGLAIGRHFIVADHPGYTKREALQLAGEFLLRP; encoded by the coding sequence GTGGCCTCTGCTATTCGTGGCACTGTCGTCCCCGATCTATACGGCACCGTATATTTCATCTATACGGTACCGTACAAATTGACCACGATCAATGGAGGTGGACCGATTCCCGCCGTCGCCCGCACCACACGAGACCGCTGGATAGAGGCCGGCCTCGACGCCCTCGCGCGGGGCGGACCGGACGCCGTCCGCATCGAGGCACTCGCCGCCGAACTCGGCGTCACGAAGGGCGGGTTCTACGGCTACTTCGACGGCAGGCCCGCGTTGCTCGCGGAGATGCTCGACGAGTGGGAACGCCGCTGCACCAAGGCCGTCATCGCCCAGGCCGACGCCGAAGGCGGCGACGCGGCCGAGCGGATCCGGCGCGTGGGTCAACTCACCTACTCGGAGGACCTGCACCGGATCGACCTCGCGATCCGGGCGTGGGCGCACCACGACCCGTCCGTCGCGGCACGCCTGCAGCGCATCGACAACGAGCGGATGCAGTTCCTGCGCACCATGTTCGGCACCTTCATCACCGACCCCGACGAGATCGAGGCGCGCAGCACCCTGATGTTCGGGCTCGCCATCGGCCGCCATTTCATCGTCGCCGACCACCCCGGGTACACCAAACGCGAAGCCCTCCAGCTGGCCGGGGAATTCCTCCTGCGCCCGTGA
- a CDS encoding FadR/GntR family transcriptional regulator yields the protein MSGTDGDEDVLAPEVADFEGPAYSREMWPHPENLPSKVSLGGSRAEQAAGQIARLAAGALAGERIGSKDDLRKICGFSVGTMNEAIKLAQARGVITSRPGPGGGIFACDPSPLSRMNGWFRAAAGDHAAFAEAVQIRDAIAPLLIEEALRQMTLADQETFSERLWEVRRARNSAATSDFVWACWELHAHLAGIGKGILLDTLYLSIMDVGVSYLRAVLEATAPDVHLDGLAQVMEDLVDALERRDRDSAVDALRRTDPTMILSAPPPPEV from the coding sequence ATGAGCGGCACCGACGGCGACGAGGACGTCCTCGCCCCCGAAGTTGCGGACTTCGAGGGACCCGCCTACTCACGTGAAATGTGGCCTCACCCAGAGAATCTCCCGTCCAAGGTGTCGCTCGGCGGTTCGCGCGCGGAGCAGGCTGCCGGTCAGATCGCCCGCCTCGCCGCCGGCGCACTGGCCGGCGAACGCATCGGGAGCAAGGACGATCTCCGGAAGATCTGCGGGTTCTCGGTCGGGACCATGAACGAGGCGATCAAACTCGCGCAGGCGCGCGGCGTCATCACCTCACGCCCGGGCCCGGGCGGCGGCATCTTCGCCTGCGACCCCTCCCCGCTGTCCCGGATGAACGGGTGGTTTCGCGCCGCCGCCGGCGACCACGCCGCCTTCGCCGAAGCCGTCCAGATCCGAGACGCGATCGCGCCCCTGCTGATCGAGGAGGCGCTGCGGCAGATGACGCTCGCCGACCAGGAAACGTTCTCGGAGCGGTTGTGGGAGGTGCGCCGCGCCCGCAACTCCGCGGCGACGTCCGACTTCGTGTGGGCGTGCTGGGAACTGCACGCCCACCTCGCCGGCATCGGCAAGGGCATCCTCCTCGACACCCTCTACCTGAGCATCATGGACGTCGGAGTGTCCTACCTGCGCGCGGTGCTCGAGGCCACCGCACCGGACGTGCACCTGGACGGACTCGCCCAGGTCATGGAAGATCTCGTCGACGCCCTCGAACGCCGCGACCGCGACTCCGCCGTCGACGCCCTCCGGCGCACCGACCCGACCATGATTCTGTCGGCACCGCCCCCTCCGGAGGTCTGA
- a CDS encoding DUF2867 domain-containing protein yields the protein MPRIAEATYTEQPWRIHEFTSDFDVEDVWSYRTPGAGPDDFPRMLAAMRGRGGLAKQPRVVRFLFAVRWKLGELFGWDDPSAGVGERVTSLRDRLPDDLRAAPRGPDDAGMPLTAVYELDREAARELANKTVHTVMHLGWVQGADGDYGLQMTVLVKPNGRFGRLYMAAIAPFRHLLVYPALTRQWERAWRDYAAK from the coding sequence GTGCCACGAATAGCAGAGGCCACCTACACCGAGCAGCCCTGGCGCATCCACGAATTCACCAGCGACTTCGACGTCGAGGACGTGTGGTCGTACCGCACTCCGGGAGCCGGTCCGGACGACTTCCCCAGAATGCTCGCCGCGATGCGGGGCCGGGGCGGACTCGCGAAACAGCCCCGGGTGGTGCGGTTCCTGTTCGCCGTCCGCTGGAAGCTCGGCGAACTGTTCGGCTGGGACGATCCGTCGGCGGGCGTCGGCGAACGGGTCACCTCGCTCCGCGACCGCCTGCCCGACGACCTCCGCGCCGCTCCCCGCGGCCCCGACGACGCGGGCATGCCGCTCACCGCGGTCTACGAACTCGACCGGGAGGCCGCCCGCGAACTCGCGAACAAGACCGTGCACACCGTGATGCATCTCGGCTGGGTGCAGGGAGCGGACGGCGACTACGGGCTACAGATGACGGTCCTCGTCAAACCCAACGGCCGGTTCGGGCGGCTCTACATGGCCGCCATCGCACCGTTCCGGCATCTCCTCGTCTACCCGGCCCTGACCCGGCAATGGGAACGCGCCTGGCGTGACTACGCCGCGAAATGA